From a region of the Sminthopsis crassicaudata isolate SCR6 chromosome 6, ASM4859323v1, whole genome shotgun sequence genome:
- the LOC141547548 gene encoding olfactory receptor 5B2-like yields MENISQVNDFILEGLTDNPEFQVPLFIMFTIIYLITLVGNLGMVALISWDPHLYTPMYFFLSNLSLVDFGYSSAVTPKVMAGLLTGDKVISYNGCAAQMFFFMAFASAESYLLAVMAYDRYEAVCKPLHYTTTMTSSVCAALAIGSYVCGFLQSCIHTSCTFSLSFCSSNVIHHFFCDIPPLLALSCSDIHFNELVVFILGGLTIFFILLVILTSYLFISIAILRMHSAESRRKAFSTCASHLIAVSIFFGTIIFMYLQPNSSHSMDTDKMASVFYATVIPMLNPLVYSLRNKEVKSAFKKVFKGQLSSLGILHAN; encoded by the coding sequence ATGGAGAATATCTCACAGGTGAATGACTTTATCCTTGAAGGATTAACAGATAATCCAGAGTTTCAGGTGCCCCTTTTCATAATGTTCACCATCATCTATCTCATCACTCTAGTGGGGAACCTGGGGATGGTAGCTCTTATCTCCTGGGATCCCCATCTCTATACTCCCATGTACTTTTTTTTAAGTAACCTCTCTCTAGTAGATTTTGGCTATTCCTCAGCTGTGACTCCTAAGGTGATGGCTGGGCTCCTCACAGGAGACAAGGTCATCTCGTACAATGGGTGTGCTGCACAGATGTTTTTCTTTATGGCTTTTGCTTCAGCAGAAAGCTACCTCTTGGCTGTAATGGCCTATGATCGCTATGAAGCTGTGTGTAAGCCCCTCCATTACACCACCACCATGACATCAAGTGTATGTGCTGCCCTGGCCATTGGCTCTTATGTCTGTGGCTTCCTGCAGTCTTGCATCCACACAAGCTGCACCTTCAGCCTGTCCTTCTGTAGTTCCAATGTGATCCATCACTTCTTCTGTGACATCCCCCCGCTCCTGGCTCTCTCCTGCTCTGATATCCATTTTAATGAGTTGGTGGTCTTTATCTTAGGGGGACTCACTATCTTTTTTATCCTTCTGGTCATCTTGACTTCCTACCTGTTTATTTCCATTGCCATCCTGAGAATGCACTCAGCTGAAAGCCGGCGAAAAGCATTCTCCACCTGTGCTTCCCACCTTATAGCAGTGTCCATATTCTTTGGAACAATCATCTTCATGTACTTACAACCCAATTCTAGCCATTCCATGGACACAGACAAAATGGCATCAGTTTTCTATGCCACAGTCATTCCCATGTTGAACCCTCTTGTCTACAGCCTTAGGAATAAAGAGGTTAAGAGTGCTTTCAAAAAAGTA